In Rosa chinensis cultivar Old Blush chromosome 1, RchiOBHm-V2, whole genome shotgun sequence, a genomic segment contains:
- the LOC112181481 gene encoding remorin — protein MGAKMEEAVKKVETQPTPAPEPPLASAPAPTDEKALLPPPPGAAAHVDDSKALAVVEPEKVPETIAKKPSASHDRDVTLANLEKEKSMSFVRAWEDSEKDKAENKAQKKLSTVTAWENAKKAAIEAKLRTMEEKLEKKKAQYAEKMKNQIGMLHKQADEKRATIQAERGQELLKAEETAAKYRATGGVPKKFLGCF, from the exons ATGGGAGCTAAAATGGAAGAGGCGGTCAAGAAAGTCGAAACCCAACCTACTCCGGCGCCGGAGCCACCTTTGGCCTCCGCCCCCGCCCCAACCGACGAGAAGGCTTTGCTCCCACCACCACCCGGTGCTGCTGCTCACGTTGATGACTCCAAAGCTCTCGCCGTTGTTGAACCTGAAA AGGTTCCAGAGACCATTGCTAAGAAGCCCTCAGCATCACATGATCGAG ATGTGACTCTTGCAAACCTTGAGAAGGAAAAGAGTATGTCTTTTGTGAGGGCATGGGAAGATAGCGAAAAGGACAAGGCAGAGAACAA GGCCCAAAAGAAGCTGTCAACTGTTACTGCATGGGAAAACGCCAAGAAAGCAGCTATTGAAGCCAAACTGAGAACCATGGAG GAAAAACTGGAGAAGAAAAAGGCACAATACgcagaaaaaatgaaaaaccaaaTTGGTATGCTTCACAAACAAGCAGATGAAAAGAGGGCAACGATTCAAGCAGAGCGAGGGCAAGAACTTCTCAAGGCAGAGGAAACGGCTGCTAAATACCGTGCAACTGGGGGCGTTCCAAAGAAGTTCCTTGGCTGTTTTTGA
- the LOC121048798 gene encoding uncharacterized protein LOC121048798 isoform X1 produces the protein MEIHEGGVIRNCVIKLREDCKKRRDKVYVGCGAGFGGDRPLAALKLLQRVKELNYIVLECLAERTLAERYQVMVSGGDGYDSRISDWMRLLLPLAVERGTCIITNMGAMDPPGAQEKVIEIASSLGLSVTVAVAHEISLANIGSASHEKSFLMEGGISTYLGAAPIVECLEKYQPNVVITSRVADAALFLAPMIYELGWNWDNLEQLAQGSLAGHLLECGCQLTGGYFMHPGDKSRDMSSSQLLDLSLPYAEISSDGKVCVAKAEGSGGVLNFSTCAQQLLYEIGNPGAYVTPDVIIDIRDVSFYPLSSCKVLCAGAKPSAVSIPDKLLRLVPKDYGWKGWGEISYGGYECVKRAKIAEYLVRSWMEEVIPDVSSHVVSYIVGLDSLKSTGLSDSASCHMVSDIRLRMDGLFKLKEHAVQFITDFTALYTNGPAGGGGISTGHKKEIILEKYLVKREHVFWQTAVKHTRVMKSNKTGIEFQDGTHISLPYASALPFSEASEVNSSIDVPFSGRISPAPSGQKIPLYDVAHSRAGDKGNDLNFSIIPHFPPDVERLKRIITPQWVKKVVSTLLNSSSFPDTDAINERDKWVDENVKVEIYEVKGIRSLNVVVRDILDGGVNCSRRIDRHGKTISDLILCQQVVLPPWLGRSRTLIA, from the exons ATGGAAATCCATGAAGGAGGTGTAATTCGCAATTGTGTGATCAAGCTG AGGGAGGATTGTAAAAAGAGAAGGGACAAGGTCTATGTTGGCTGTGGTGCTGGTTTTGGAGGTGACAGGCCTTTGGCAGCTCTTAAGTTGCTGCAGAGAGTCAAAGAGCTCAACTACATCGTGCTTGAATGCCTCGCAGAACGCACCCTTGCTGAACGGTATCAAGTTATGGTTTCGGGTGGTGATGGTTATGATTCAAGGA TTTCTGACTGGATGCGATTGCTCCTTCCTTTGGCTGTTGAGAGAGGAACTTGCATAATCACCAACATGGGTGCAA TGGATCCACCGGGGGCACAGGAAAAGGTTATAGAAATAGCGAGCAGCTTAGGGCTTAGTGTTACTGTTGCTGTGGCTCATGAGATTTCTCTCGCAAATATAG GTTCAGCCTCTCATGAGAAGTCATTTTTGATGGAAGGT GGTATTAGCACCTATCTGGGAGCGGCTCCAATTGTTGAATGTTTGGAGAAGTATCAGCCAAATGTAGTTATAACTTCACGGGTTGCAGATGCTGCCTTATTTTTAGCACCAATG ATTTATGAACTTGGTTGGAACTGGGACAACTTGGAGCAGCTAGCACAGGGGTCTCTGGCTGGCCATCTTCTAGAGTGTGGTTGTCAACTCACGGGGGGATACTTCATGCACCCAG ggGACAAGTCTCGAGACATGTCTTCCTCTCAGCTCCTAGACTTGTCACTTCCTTATGCTGAAATTAGCTCTGATGGAAAAGTATGTGTAGCGAAGGCAGAGGGTAGTGGTGGGGTTTTGAACTTCAGTACATGTGCTCAACAACTTCTTTATGAGATCGGGAATCCGGGTGCTTATGTAACTCCTGATGTG ATAATTGATATCCGGGATGTTTCATTCTACCCATTATCAAGTTGTAAGGTCCTCTGTGCTGGAGCAAAACCATCTGCAGTATCAATTCCTGATAAACTCCTGCGGTTGGTTCCAAAG GACTATGGTTGGAAAGGATGGGGTGAAATATCTTATGGAGGATATGAATGTGTTAAACGTGCCAAGATTGCTGAATATCTG GTGAGATCATGGATGGAAGAAGTAATTCCTGATGTTAGCAGCCATGTAGTTTCTTATATAGTTGGGCTTGATAGCCTGAAGTCAACTGGTCTTAGTGACAGTGCTTCATGTCATATGGTTAGCGATATTAGGTTACGCATGGATGGGTTATTCAAGCTAAAGGAGCATGCAGTCCAATTTATTACAGATTTTACTGCTTTATATACAAATGGACcagctggtggtggtggtatcAG CACTGGACACAAGAAAGAGATCATCCTTGAAAAATATTTG GTCAAGCGCGAACACGTATTCTGGCAGACTGCAGTAAAGCACACCagagtgatgaaatcaaataAAACTGGAATTGAATTTCAAGATGGGACACATATTAGTCTTCCTTATGCGTCTGCATTGCCGTTTTCAGAAGCAAGTGAAGTCAATTCTTCTATTGATGTTCCGTTTTCTGGAAGAATCTCTCCTGCTCCATCTGGCCAGAAAATTCCACTCTATGATGTAGCACATAGCCGAGCTGGAGACAAAGGAAATGACTTGAATTTTTCTATCATCCCACATTTTCCTCCAGATGTAGAGAGGTTGAAGAGGATCATAACACCGCAGTGGGTAAAGAAAGTAGTGTCAACTCTTTTAAATTCCTCTTCTTTTCCAGATACGGATGCCATCAATGAAAGAGACAAATGGGTCGACGAAAATGTAAAGGTGGAAATTTATGAAGTGAAGGGAATCCGATCTTTGAATGTAGTGGTTAGGGACATTCTTGATGGGGGTGTAAACTGCTCTAGAAGAATTGACCGGCATGGAAAGACCATCTCCGATCTCATACTGTGTCAGCAAGTTGTATTGCCTCCATGGTTGGGTCGTTCAAGAACTCTTATTGCTTGA
- the LOC112181480 gene encoding transcription factor MYB17 — MGRTPCCDKKGLKRGPWTPDEDEILVNYINKNKGHGSWRTLPHHAGLLRCGKSCRLRWTNYLRPDIKRGPFTDEEEKLIIQLHGMLGNRWAAIASQLPGRTDNEIKNLWNTHLRKRLIRMGVNPQNHEPFTSDGSTSKASASIATRHMAQWESARLEAEARLSRESSNVSTPLLDKSDSDYFLRLWYSEVGESFRKFPTAGKTPSDSPISEASSSGKCGSISAVTTEIGHCLMGSSTIAGNQDEDIEYKVFKSITGEDMVYRIYKSNTENVTRGSDSSSSNKLDDSSESAMDLLLDYPINNDMSFLEDDMNDYATSTSAKLENAFICPL, encoded by the exons ATGGGAAGAACTCCATGTTGTGACAAGAAGGGGCTGAAGAGAGGTCCATGGACACCTGATGAGGATGAGATTCTTGTCAATTACATCAACAAGAATAAGGGACATGGCAGCTGGAGAACTCTCCCACATCATGCAG GTCTTCTTCGTTGTGGAAAGAGTTGCCGGCTCAGGTGGACAAATTATCTGAGACCAGACATTAAGCGTGGCCCTTTCACTGACGAAGAAGAGAAGCTTATCATTCAGCTCCATGGCATGCTTGGAAACAG GTGGGCTGCTATAGCTTCTCAGTTACCTGGACGAACTGACAATGAGATCAAGAACTTATGGAACACGCACCTGAGGAAGCGCCTTATCCGCATGGGGGTCAATCCACAAAATCACGAGCCCTTTACCTCTGATGGTTCAACTTCCAAAGCATCAGCTTCCATCGCGACACGCCACATGGCACAATGGGAGAGTGCTAGGCTTGAAGCTGAGGCTAGGCTGTCACGGGAGTCATCAAACGTCAGTACCCCACTTCTGGATAAATCTGATTCAGACTACTTTCTGCGCTTATGGTACTCCGAAGTTGGGGAGTCATTCAGAAAGTTCCCCACAGCAGGTAAAACTCCATCTGATAGCCCCATCTCTGAGGCATCTTCTTCAGGGAAGTGTGGATCAATCTCGGCTGTGACAACAGAAATTGGCCATTGCTTAATGGGGTCATCGACCATAGCAGGCAATCAAGATGAAGATATAGAATACAAGGTTTTCAAGTCCATTACTGGTGAAGATATGGTCTACAGGATTTACAAGTCCAACACTGAAAATGTGACACGTGGTTCTGACTCTTCAAGCTCCAACAAATTAGATGACTCGTCAGAATCTGCAATGGATTTGCTGCTGGATTACCCTATTAACAATGACATGAGCTTCTTAGAAGACGATATGAATGACTATGCAACAAGCACTTCTGCCAAGTTAGAAAATGCTTTCATTTGCCCTCTCTGA
- the LOC112181477 gene encoding germin-like protein subfamily 1 member 11 — MMIKGAHFPTAAAFALLALATFHLVSASDPSPLQDFCVALNTTQTVVSAVFVNGKFCRDPKLATADDFFFSGLRIPGNTSNPVGSKVTQANVEQISGLNTLGISLARIDFAPNGGLNPPHTHPRATEVLMVMEGTLYVGFVTSNPDNRLFTKVLYKGDVFVFPVGLIHFQFNIGKVQAIAIAALSSQNPGVITIANAVFGSNPPINVDVLTKAFQVDNNVVQYLQKQFWYDNN; from the exons ATGATGATTAAAGGTGCTCATTTCCCTACAGCTGCTGCTTTTGCCCTATTGGCATTGGCAACCTTCCACCTTGTATCTGCCTCTGATCCTAGTCCTCTCCAAGATTTCTGTGTAGCACTTAACACCACACAAACTGTTGTTTCTGCCG TGTTTGTGAATGGAAAATTCTGCAGGGACCCAAAGCTTGCAACAGCAGATGATTTCTTCTTTTCCGGCCTCCGGATTCCTGGAAACACATCAAATCCGGTAGGTTCCAAAGTCACCCAAGCTAATGTGGAGCAAATATCAGGGTTGAACACTCTTGGGATATCCCTGGCTCGCATAGACTTTGCACCAAATGGCGGACTAAACCCTCCTCACACCCACCCTCGAGCCACGGAAGTCCTAATGGTCATGGAAGGCACTCTCTACGTTGGCTTCGTCACATCCAACCCTGACAACCGCCTCTTCACCAAAGTGTTGTACAAGGGAGATGTGTTTGTCTTCCCAGTTGGTCTCATTCACTTCCAGTTCAACATCGGAAAGGTTCAAGCCATAGCCATTGCCGCTCTTAGCAGCCAGAATCCAGGTGTCATCACCATAGCCAATGCAGTGTTCGGCTCCAACCCTCCAATCAACGTTGATGTTCTCACCAAGGCCTTCCAAGTTGACAACAATGTTGTTCAGTATCTCCAGAAACAGTTCTGGTATGACAACAATTAA
- the LOC121048798 gene encoding uncharacterized protein LOC121048798 isoform X2 → MEIHEGGVIRNCVIKLREDCKKRRDKVYVGCGAGFGGDRPLAALKLLQRVKELNYIVLECLAERTLAERYQVMVSGGDGYDSRISDWMRLLLPLAVERGTCIITNMGAMDPPGAQEKVIEIASSLGLSVTVAVAHEISLANIGSASHEKSFLMEGGISTYLGAAPIVECLEKYQPNVVITSRVADAALFLAPMIYELGWNWDNLEQLAQGSLAGHLLECGCQLTGGYFMHPGDKSRDMSSSQLLDLSLPYAEISSDGKVCVAKAEGSGGVLNFSTCAQQLLYEIGNPGAYVTPDVIIDIRDVSFYPLSSCKVLCAGAKPSAVSIPDKLLRLVPKDYGWKGWGEISYGGYECVKRAKIAEYLVRSWMEEVIPDVSSHVVSYIVGLDSLKSTGLSDSASCHMVSDIRLRMDGLFKLKEHAVQFITDFTALYTNGPAGGGGISTGHKKEIILEKYLVKREHVFWQTAVKHTRVMKSNKTGIEFQDGTHISLPYASALPFSEASEVNSSIDVPFSGRISPAPSGQKIPLYDVAHSRAGDKGNDLNFSIIPHFPPDVERLKRIITPQWVKKVVSTLLNSSSFPDTDAINERDKWVDENVKVEIYEVKGIRSLNVVVRDILDGGVNCSRRIDRHGKTISDLILCQQVVLPPWLGRSRTLIA, encoded by the exons AGGGAGGATTGTAAAAAGAGAAGGGACAAGGTCTATGTTGGCTGTGGTGCTGGTTTTGGAGGTGACAGGCCTTTGGCAGCTCTTAAGTTGCTGCAGAGAGTCAAAGAGCTCAACTACATCGTGCTTGAATGCCTCGCAGAACGCACCCTTGCTGAACGGTATCAAGTTATGGTTTCGGGTGGTGATGGTTATGATTCAAGGA TTTCTGACTGGATGCGATTGCTCCTTCCTTTGGCTGTTGAGAGAGGAACTTGCATAATCACCAACATGGGTGCAA TGGATCCACCGGGGGCACAGGAAAAGGTTATAGAAATAGCGAGCAGCTTAGGGCTTAGTGTTACTGTTGCTGTGGCTCATGAGATTTCTCTCGCAAATATAG GTTCAGCCTCTCATGAGAAGTCATTTTTGATGGAAGGT GGTATTAGCACCTATCTGGGAGCGGCTCCAATTGTTGAATGTTTGGAGAAGTATCAGCCAAATGTAGTTATAACTTCACGGGTTGCAGATGCTGCCTTATTTTTAGCACCAATG ATTTATGAACTTGGTTGGAACTGGGACAACTTGGAGCAGCTAGCACAGGGGTCTCTGGCTGGCCATCTTCTAGAGTGTGGTTGTCAACTCACGGGGGGATACTTCATGCACCCAG ggGACAAGTCTCGAGACATGTCTTCCTCTCAGCTCCTAGACTTGTCACTTCCTTATGCTGAAATTAGCTCTGATGGAAAAGTATGTGTAGCGAAGGCAGAGGGTAGTGGTGGGGTTTTGAACTTCAGTACATGTGCTCAACAACTTCTTTATGAGATCGGGAATCCGGGTGCTTATGTAACTCCTGATGTG ATAATTGATATCCGGGATGTTTCATTCTACCCATTATCAAGTTGTAAGGTCCTCTGTGCTGGAGCAAAACCATCTGCAGTATCAATTCCTGATAAACTCCTGCGGTTGGTTCCAAAG GACTATGGTTGGAAAGGATGGGGTGAAATATCTTATGGAGGATATGAATGTGTTAAACGTGCCAAGATTGCTGAATATCTG GTGAGATCATGGATGGAAGAAGTAATTCCTGATGTTAGCAGCCATGTAGTTTCTTATATAGTTGGGCTTGATAGCCTGAAGTCAACTGGTCTTAGTGACAGTGCTTCATGTCATATGGTTAGCGATATTAGGTTACGCATGGATGGGTTATTCAAGCTAAAGGAGCATGCAGTCCAATTTATTACAGATTTTACTGCTTTATATACAAATGGACcagctggtggtggtggtatcAG CACTGGACACAAGAAAGAGATCATCCTTGAAAAATATTTG GTCAAGCGCGAACACGTATTCTGGCAGACTGCAGTAAAGCACACCagagtgatgaaatcaaataAAACTGGAATTGAATTTCAAGATGGGACACATATTAGTCTTCCTTATGCGTCTGCATTGCCGTTTTCAGAAGCAAGTGAAGTCAATTCTTCTATTGATGTTCCGTTTTCTGGAAGAATCTCTCCTGCTCCATCTGGCCAGAAAATTCCACTCTATGATGTAGCACATAGCCGAGCTGGAGACAAAGGAAATGACTTGAATTTTTCTATCATCCCACATTTTCCTCCAGATGTAGAGAGGTTGAAGAGGATCATAACACCGCAGTGGGTAAAGAAAGTAGTGTCAACTCTTTTAAATTCCTCTTCTTTTCCAGATACGGATGCCATCAATGAAAGAGACAAATGGGTCGACGAAAATGTAAAGGTGGAAATTTATGAAGTGAAGGGAATCCGATCTTTGAATGTAGTGGTTAGGGACATTCTTGATGGGGGTGTAAACTGCTCTAGAAGAATTGACCGGCATGGAAAGACCATCTCCGATCTCATACTGTGTCAGCAAGTTGTATTGCCTCCATGGTTGGGTCGTTCAAGAACTCTTATTGCTTGA
- the LOC121048798 gene encoding uncharacterized protein LOC121048798 isoform X3 produces MLAVVLVLEVTGLWQLLSCCRESKSSTTSCLNASQNAPLLNVSDWMRLLLPLAVERGTCIITNMGAMDPPGAQEKVIEIASSLGLSVTVAVAHEISLANIGSASHEKSFLMEGGISTYLGAAPIVECLEKYQPNVVITSRVADAALFLAPMIYELGWNWDNLEQLAQGSLAGHLLECGCQLTGGYFMHPGDKSRDMSSSQLLDLSLPYAEISSDGKVCVAKAEGSGGVLNFSTCAQQLLYEIGNPGAYVTPDVIIDIRDVSFYPLSSCKVLCAGAKPSAVSIPDKLLRLVPKDYGWKGWGEISYGGYECVKRAKIAEYLVRSWMEEVIPDVSSHVVSYIVGLDSLKSTGLSDSASCHMVSDIRLRMDGLFKLKEHAVQFITDFTALYTNGPAGGGGISTGHKKEIILEKYLVKREHVFWQTAVKHTRVMKSNKTGIEFQDGTHISLPYASALPFSEASEVNSSIDVPFSGRISPAPSGQKIPLYDVAHSRAGDKGNDLNFSIIPHFPPDVERLKRIITPQWVKKVVSTLLNSSSFPDTDAINERDKWVDENVKVEIYEVKGIRSLNVVVRDILDGGVNCSRRIDRHGKTISDLILCQQVVLPPWLGRSRTLIA; encoded by the exons ATGTTGGCTGTGGTGCTGGTTTTGGAGGTGACAGGCCTTTGGCAGCTCTTAAGTTGCTGCAGAGAGTCAAAGAGCTCAACTACATCGTGCTTGAATGCCTCGCAGAACGCACCCTTGCTGAACG TTTCTGACTGGATGCGATTGCTCCTTCCTTTGGCTGTTGAGAGAGGAACTTGCATAATCACCAACATGGGTGCAA TGGATCCACCGGGGGCACAGGAAAAGGTTATAGAAATAGCGAGCAGCTTAGGGCTTAGTGTTACTGTTGCTGTGGCTCATGAGATTTCTCTCGCAAATATAG GTTCAGCCTCTCATGAGAAGTCATTTTTGATGGAAGGT GGTATTAGCACCTATCTGGGAGCGGCTCCAATTGTTGAATGTTTGGAGAAGTATCAGCCAAATGTAGTTATAACTTCACGGGTTGCAGATGCTGCCTTATTTTTAGCACCAATG ATTTATGAACTTGGTTGGAACTGGGACAACTTGGAGCAGCTAGCACAGGGGTCTCTGGCTGGCCATCTTCTAGAGTGTGGTTGTCAACTCACGGGGGGATACTTCATGCACCCAG ggGACAAGTCTCGAGACATGTCTTCCTCTCAGCTCCTAGACTTGTCACTTCCTTATGCTGAAATTAGCTCTGATGGAAAAGTATGTGTAGCGAAGGCAGAGGGTAGTGGTGGGGTTTTGAACTTCAGTACATGTGCTCAACAACTTCTTTATGAGATCGGGAATCCGGGTGCTTATGTAACTCCTGATGTG ATAATTGATATCCGGGATGTTTCATTCTACCCATTATCAAGTTGTAAGGTCCTCTGTGCTGGAGCAAAACCATCTGCAGTATCAATTCCTGATAAACTCCTGCGGTTGGTTCCAAAG GACTATGGTTGGAAAGGATGGGGTGAAATATCTTATGGAGGATATGAATGTGTTAAACGTGCCAAGATTGCTGAATATCTG GTGAGATCATGGATGGAAGAAGTAATTCCTGATGTTAGCAGCCATGTAGTTTCTTATATAGTTGGGCTTGATAGCCTGAAGTCAACTGGTCTTAGTGACAGTGCTTCATGTCATATGGTTAGCGATATTAGGTTACGCATGGATGGGTTATTCAAGCTAAAGGAGCATGCAGTCCAATTTATTACAGATTTTACTGCTTTATATACAAATGGACcagctggtggtggtggtatcAG CACTGGACACAAGAAAGAGATCATCCTTGAAAAATATTTG GTCAAGCGCGAACACGTATTCTGGCAGACTGCAGTAAAGCACACCagagtgatgaaatcaaataAAACTGGAATTGAATTTCAAGATGGGACACATATTAGTCTTCCTTATGCGTCTGCATTGCCGTTTTCAGAAGCAAGTGAAGTCAATTCTTCTATTGATGTTCCGTTTTCTGGAAGAATCTCTCCTGCTCCATCTGGCCAGAAAATTCCACTCTATGATGTAGCACATAGCCGAGCTGGAGACAAAGGAAATGACTTGAATTTTTCTATCATCCCACATTTTCCTCCAGATGTAGAGAGGTTGAAGAGGATCATAACACCGCAGTGGGTAAAGAAAGTAGTGTCAACTCTTTTAAATTCCTCTTCTTTTCCAGATACGGATGCCATCAATGAAAGAGACAAATGGGTCGACGAAAATGTAAAGGTGGAAATTTATGAAGTGAAGGGAATCCGATCTTTGAATGTAGTGGTTAGGGACATTCTTGATGGGGGTGTAAACTGCTCTAGAAGAATTGACCGGCATGGAAAGACCATCTCCGATCTCATACTGTGTCAGCAAGTTGTATTGCCTCCATGGTTGGGTCGTTCAAGAACTCTTATTGCTTGA
- the LOC112181478 gene encoding LIM domain-containing protein PLIM2b codes for MAFTGTLDKCKACDKTVYVVDMLSLEGVPYHKSCFKCSHCKGFLSMSTYSSMDGILYCKPHFEQLFKESGNFSKNFAKSAEKQSEVLNRAPSKLSSMFSGTQDKCATCSKTVYPLEKVTLEGESYHKTCFRCAHGGCPLTHSSYAALDGILYCKHHFAQLFMEKGNYSHVLQAAKKNVTQPKEPSAEEPEAPPAAEPEPEPEHPKDQSDQSEA; via the exons ATGGCATTTACAGGAACTTTGGATAAATGCAAGGCTTGTGATAAGACTGTTTATGTGGTTGACATGTTGTCCCTTGAAGGAGTACCTTATCATAAATCCTGCTTCAAATGCAGCCACTGCAAAGGGTTTCTCTCG ATGAGCACCTATTCCTCCATGGATGGAATCCTCTATTGCAAACCTCATTTTGAGCAGCTTTTCAAGGAATCTGGGAATTTCAGCAAGAATTTTG CAAAGTCCGCTGAGAAGCAGAGTGAAGTGCTG AATAGGGCACCCAGCAAACTCTCTTCCATGTTCTCTGGAACCCAAGACAAGTGTGCAACTTGCTCAAAGACAGTCTATCCACTGGAGAAG GTGACACTGGAGGGAGAAAGTTACCACAAGACATGCTTCAGGTGTGCTCATGGGGGCTGTCCCCTTACACATTCATCATATGCTGCTCTTGATGGAATCCTTTACTGCAAGCACCATTTCGCTCAGCTCTTCATGGAGAAAGGAAATTACAGCCATGTCCTCCAGGCTGCTAAGAAAAATGTCACACAACCTAAAGAACCATCTGCTGAAGAGCCCGAAGCCCCTCCAGCCGCAGAACCAGAGCCAGAACCAGAACATCCTAAGGACCAGAGTGACCAGTCAGAAGCGTAA